The window GGCAAAATTTCGGTATAAATTTGCAAAAGCCTCAAGGTATCCTTCAGGATGGCCTCCCGGAGTCCTTACGTTTTCCAAGGCAAAAGAAGAAAGGTAAGGAATATTGCCTCCAGCACGATAAATCTGATCCGGAGCTTCCGGATGTCTTACTATTAAAGAATTGGCATTGTCCTGTTCCCATTCCAACCCTGCTTTTTCACCATAAACCCTGATCTTTATGTTATTTTCTGCTCCAGGGGCAATTTGAGTAGCCATCAAAACACCAGAGGCTCCACCTTCAAACTTTAGTAGAACAGCGCCATCATCGTCGAGAGTCCTTCCTTCAACCACGCAATTAAGGTCAGCACATAGCTTGGTCAGTTTTAATCCACTGACATATTCTGCAAGATTAAATGCATGGGTGCCTATATCTCCCATACAATTGGCAATGCCACTCTTGCTTGGGTCTGTTCTCCAAATGGCTTGTTTGTAATCTGTATTTTCAAGTTTATTCCAAAGCCAGCCTTGAGGATATTCTACATATACCTTTCTCACCTTACCAATAACACCTGTAGCAATCAAATGTTTTGCCTCCTTCACCATAGGGTAGCCGGTATAGGTATGGGTAAGGCAAAACAATAAGCCGGTTTGTTCTATGATTTTGTTTAGCTCTTTTGCTTCTTCGTAGCTAAAAGTCATGGGTTTATCCAAAACAACATGAAAACCGTTTTCTAAGGCCTTCTTGGTAGGGTCAAAATGGACATGGTTTGGCGTAACGATGGCTACAAAATCAATTCTTTCAGATTCAGGGAGTAGCAATTCCTTTTCAAACATCTCATCGTATGAGCCATATACCCTTTCAGATGGGAGGAAAAGTTCTTTGCCGGTTTCTGCAGATTTTTCCGGACTACTACTAAAAGCCCCAGCGGCCAATTCAATAATTCCGTCCATTGCTGCTGAAATCCTATGGACTGCACCTATAAAGGATCCAGGTCCACCGCCAATCATCCCCATTTTAAGTTTTCTGTTACTCATTCTTGTGGTCTTTGGTTTTTTTGTTGATTAATATTCCCCCTTTATCCATATATTTTATAATGCAATACCATGAATTTACAAATATTGTAAATTGATTAAAATATTTTTAGGAAAATGAGAAATAGTATGCTTGCTTTCTGAAGTGATAAATTTACGTTAAATTGGCTTAAATTTTAAATAATTCTATAGAATGTTTGATATCTGTCCCTGAGGAAAACCTATCAAACTTACCACTAACACACCAAAAAATATGACATTAAATAACAGGTTTAAGCTTTCCCTCATGATGTTTCTAGAGTTTTTCGTATGGGGATCCTGGTACGTAACTTTAGGTACTTTTTTAGGTAATAACCTTCAGGCCAATGGTGGTCAATTGGCTGCAGCATTTTCTACACAATCAATAGGAGCTATTGTTGCCCCATTTATTATAGGATTAATAGCAGATAGATTTTTTAACGCTGAAAAGATTCTAGGAATATCCCACCTTATCGGGGCAGGATTAATGTATATGATGTACGTTTCCGAGAGCTTTGTCACCTTTTATCCTTATGTTCTTATTTACATGATCATTTATATGCCCACCTTGGCTTTGGTCAATTCGGTTTCATTCAATCAAATGAAGGACCCCGCCAAAGAGTTCAGCACGATTCGTGTTTGGGGAACAGTGGGCTGGATAGCTTCCGGGTTAATGATAAGCTTTTTCTTTACCTGGGATAGTGCAGCTTCTATAGGAGAAGGAATGCTGAGTAATACCTTTCTAATGTCTGCTATATCTTCTGTTGTTTTGGGCCTATTTGCCTTTACCCTTCCCAAGACTCCTCCGGTTGCCTCCAATAAAGATGAAAAACAATCGATTTCTGAAATACTGGGTTTAGATGCGCTTAAGTTGCTGAAAGACAAAGATTTTTCTGTTTTCTTTCTTTCATCCATTTTAATATGTATCCCCCTGGCATTTTACTACCAGAATGCCAATCCATTCTTATCCGAAGTAGGTTTAACAAACCCTACCGGTAAAATGACCATAGGGCAGGTTTCGGAAGTGCTGTTTCTTTTGCTGATGCCATTCTTTTTTAAGAAATTTGGTTTGAAGACTACTTTAATTGTGGGCATGCTTGCTTGGGTAGTCAGGTATGTGATGTTTGCTTTTGGAGATGCGGGAGAAGGTACCTATTTGTTGCTTATTGGTATAGCATTACATGGGATTTGTTACGATTTCTTCTTTGTTTCCGGTCAGATTTATACCGATTCAAAGGCCGGGCCAAAATATAAAAGTTCTGCCCAAGGCTTGATTACATTGGCTACTTACGGTATAGGTATGTTAATAGGGTTTTGGATAGCAGGAATAGTTTCAGACTTCTATTTGCTAGAGAATGGTGATCATGTTTGGAAAAATATTTGGCTGATTCCTTCAGGGATAGCTTTGTTGGTTACTGTAATCTTTGTTGTCTTTTTTAAGGACAATGATTTCATCAAAGCCAATGCGGAAAGGAATAGCTTGAAGCACAGCAATGTGGTAGAAAAGTGACTTGGCACCGGTCAAAAAATAGGAACTAATTTAGAGCATTTATAAATAGTAACTGTTGGATTCAGGTAAATGGAAAAATCATACCATTTCTTTATAAATATCAATAGTATTGCAATACCTAAAATAAACAATTGAAGCATATGGCTAATCAAAGTTATGACGCTATTGTCGTTGGATCAGGGATCAGCGGCGGATGGGCGGCAAAGGAACTAACAGAGAAGGGATTAAAAGTACTTCTACTGGAAAGAGGTCCGAACGTAGTGCACGTAAAAGATTATAAAAACGCTACCAAGGCACCTTGGGAGGTGCCTCACAGAGGTAGGCGGACAATTGAGATGTTGGAGAACCACCCAAACCTTAGGAGGGATTATGTCCTGAATGAGTTAAACCTTGACTGGTGGGCGCATGAGGATGATTCTCCATATGTAGAAAAGAAGCCATTTACATGGTTTAGAGGTTACCAAGTGGGAGGTCGCTCCTTGCTGTGGGGTAGACAAAGTTATCGATGGGCCGATATTGATTTTGAGGCGAATGCCAAGCAAGGAATTGCTGTAGACTGGCCCATCAGGTACAAAGACCTAGAACCTTGGTACAGTTATGTAGAGAAATTTGCCGGTATTTCCGGTAATAAAGATGGTTTGGATATTCTTCCTGATGGTGAATTTATGCCCGCCATGCCGTTGAACTGTGTAGAACAGACTGTGGCAGACAGGATTAAAGATCATTTTAAGGGAGCCAGGGTAATGACCAATGCAAGAACAGCCAATATTAGTCAGCCGCTTCCGGGAAGACCGGGCTGTCAATACAGAAACAAATGTTCTCTAGGGTGCCCTTATGGTGGCTATTTTAGTACCCAATCTTCTACCCTTCCTGCAGCAGTGGCTACAGGAAACCTTACCTTGAGACCTTGGTCCATTGTTACCAAAGTGCTGTACGACAAAGACAAAAAGCGCGCAACAGGAGTAGAAGTTCTTGATGGAGAAACCAATGAAACCTACGAATTCAATTCCAAAATTGTATTTTTATGTGCTTCAGCTTTCAATTCCTCAGCTATCTTAATGCGTTCAGCTACTGATATATGGCCTGAAGGATTAGGAAGTAGTTCAGGAGAGCTTGGACACAATGTAATGGATCACCATTTCAGATTAGGAGCTAGAGGTGTGGTTGAAGGTTTCGACGACAAGTATTATTTTGGTAGAAGGCCGGGAGGATTTTATGTTCCCAGGTACAGAAACTTAGGAAACGAAAGCAGGGATTATGTAAGAGGCTTTGGATACCAAGGTGGCGCAAGCAGACAAGGATGGAGCAGAACAGTTGCTGAATTGGATTTTGGTGCACCTTTAAAAGCGGAGCTTACTGAGCCGGGAGATTGGACCATCGGCATGACTGCATTTGGCGAAATCCTTCCTTACCATAACAACAGCATTAAGCTTAGCAAGACGGTTACAGATAAGTGGGGCATCCCTGTTTTGGAAATGGATGCTGAAATCCATGAAAATGAGAAAAAAATGAGGGTAGACATGAAAAACGATGCTGCAGAAATGCTAGAAGCTGCAGGCGTTAAAAATGTTACTACTTATGATACCGGTTATACTTTTGGACAAGGTATACACGAGATGGGTACAGCAAGGATGGGAAGAGATCCTAAAACTTCTGTTTTAAATGGCAATAACCAGGTGTGGGATGCTAAAAATGTTTTTGTAACAGATGGTGCAGCCATGGTTTCTGCAGCTGCGCAAAATCCTTCACTGACATACATGGCCTTGACCGCAAGAGCTGCTAGTTTTGCTGTAGAAGAATTGAAAAAAGGTAACCTGTAAACCCAAATTGAAGCGTTATGAATTTTATGAATAGAAGAGAAGCACTTAAAAGCGTGGTACTGATGATGGGTGGTACCATGGTTGGAACCAATGTGATATTGACAGGCTGTGCTCCCGATAAACAAATTGAAGGACTTGATTTTTCCGATGAAGAATTGGCTTATATGGACGAAATTGGTGAGGCCATTATTCCTACCACAGATACCCCGGGTGCCAAAGCCGCAGGTATTGGTTCATTTATGGCCATGATGGTGAAATCTACTTATACCGAAGAGCAACAGAAATCGTTTATCAACGGCCTTAATAAGTTGAAGCACGATTTTAAAACGAGTACTGAAAAGGACTTTATGGATGCCTCTGTAGAAGAAAGAACTGACTTTTTGAATCAGGTGCATAAAAAAGCCATGAACCCCGATGCTGAAGATAATAAAGAGGACAAGTATATTCTTATGATTAAAGACCTGACCTTATTGGGTTATTTTACCTCTGAAATTGGGGCTACTCAAGCCCTAAGGTTTGTGGAGACACCCGGCAGGTATGAGCCTTGTATTGACTATAAAAAAGGAGACAGGGCTTGGGCCATTTAATTGCCTTTAAGCGAAATTATGTAAATCCCGCCTACCAAGGCGGGATTTTTTTATGCTTAAAATTTTGGAATGCTACATGATATTGTGTATTATACAAAGATAACCAAGGTGTAAAACATGATATATTTAATATTGAATATTATAATTTCTTTAAACCTCATGTCCATCTACAATTCTAGTGATAGATATGACAAAAAAGAGATGCTTACAGTAAATGAGGTTTCACAAGATTCAAACGGGAAATTTGAAAAATTTGCTACTAATAAGATCATTCCCAGTGAAATACGGGCCATGACTTTAGAGGCATTGTCTTATTTTCCTGATTTAATCAATACCAAAATTGATTTTCAATTCAAGAAAAATATCAGTGGTTCGGTAATGCAGGCCCAGCCTAAAGTGGGTTCATTATTTGTACATGCCAAAGACAATCGTTCCTATAAAATTAAAATTTCGAGGTACCTCTTTTTAGAAGATAACCCACTACCCATTGAAGATCTTCCAAAAGATGTTTTTCTAGGTTGGATTGGGCATGAATTGGGGCATATTCAGGATTATTTGAATAGGAGTTCATTAAACCTTCTAGGCTTTGGTATGAAATATTACCTTTCTGATGCATTTATCACGAAAGCAGAAATTGCCGCAGATAGTTATGCTGTAGCACATGGTTTAGGTGAGAAAATTATAGCCACCAAAAATTTCGTCTTGAATCATGATCAAATTCCCCTGGCTTATAAACAAAAAATTGAGGCACTTTACCTTTCTCCGGGAGAAATATTGAGTATGGTTGATCCTGATATGGATGAAGAAATTGAGGAAAACGATCAATCTATTGAATCCCTGTAATCTAGGTTTTTACCAAATGAACAGCGAGAGGATGCTACCTTTTTATGTTCAAGCAGCAATTGACCTTCCGCCAATAATTGAAGCCTAGAGATAAATTAGCCCTTCAATTTAATTGGTTGGAAGAGGTTATAAGATTTTTTAACGAGTAAAACCTTTTTTTTACCTACCAATGATGGATATAAAAATTAGGGGTAAAGAACCACCGGCATTAATGAAAAGCCGGTTTCACTATTGAGCTTCCTCACTGCTATGCCATAAAAGGCCAACTCATTTACACCCCTTGGGGGTGGCAGCTCTGCGTCGGGTTACTCGGGCTATAAAGATTGCATTCCGTCGGAGTGCCGCATTGAATATGGATATCTCTGGATTGCTGCTATTCGAAAATGTTAAATCTCGGAATGATGATTTTCTCAACATTTTAAGCCGACCTCAGGTTACTGGTAGAAGGATTGGTTAAATTTTTGAAATGTCTGCCTTGCGTACATAAGCAGTTTTATTTCCCCATTCGATTTCATACCACATGTCTTTGCTGGACGAAATGGTCACGCGGTGTCCTGCTTCCACTCTTCGGATGAGGTTTCCTGCAGAGGAAGGGCTGTCCATGATGAGCACCGGTCCACCCGTAATAATGCCTGTATCAGGTTTGTTCAAAAAATTATTAGAAACAAATGTGATGATTAAAAATAAAATTGCCGGGTAATAGAAAACCGTCCTTTTGGCAGGGAAGACAAATACTAGGATTAAAAATACCAGCATTAATAATGCAGCTGCTCCAGTAATGGTGGTCTTATAGTCCAATAGTAGTCGAAGAAACCTGTCTTGGTCAGAAATTTGATAACCCTCTAGAGAAGCCTGACCTGTCAAGGATTTGATTTTATCGATCACTTCTGGGTTAGGGTTGTAATCATAATACTTGGATAGGTATAGGGAGGCTTTCCCATAATCTCCCAAGCCTTCAGAGATAAAGCCCATCTTTATCAGCATGGCCGGAGAGTAGGCATTTTCTTGGTAAAGAATGTTTTCATAGACTTTCAAAGCCTCTTTGTATTTCTTTTCTGCAAATAAGCTATCGGCTGTCGAAAGATTTGTTTTTCCCTCGACCTGACTATCAGCCTGATGCGGGTAAACCAGTGAGAAAGCTGATAAAAAAACAAGAAAGATCCATCTAAGATTTGGCATTTTCAATATAGTCCTTTAAATTTGCAGTCCAATTACGGGAAACTAAGGCGAAAAACCAAGGAATCTTTTGATATTAAACCTTGAAAAAAGGAGTCAAATAATTGGATTAATGATTCTGTAGCTCAGCTGGTAGAGCATAACACTTTTAATGTTAGGGTCCTGGGTTCGAACCCCAGCGGGATCACATCAAAACAAAAAAACCTGTTCAATCGAACAGGTTTTTTTGTTTTCAAGGGCTTTATAGGTGATTGCTAGGCTTTGTCGCAAGGTCTTTATTCTCTTTCAATTCACCTTATGGCATAGTGATTCTTAGAATCCTTAATTGCGAAATACTATTGACAATGCAGTCCTCTAAAGAATAGAAAGTCTACAGTCATAACAGAAGGGACTATCCCTCAGCACAATTTAAACCCAGACGATAAAAGGTCACCAAAATTTATCTAAGTGCCGATAGTGATATTTGCTATTTAGGCCTTTCATTTTTCTACAACCATTAATAGCCCGGATTCTGTACCAAATGAGGTGCTTTGTTCATTTCATCATTTGGAATGGGGATCCAATACATTTTTTTATGGACCGTACGATCTTGGACCGTTAATCGTCTCCAGATGGTATTTACCGTTCCTTCATCCAAATTACGGGTTTCGACAATCTCAATTCCCTTGGCATCGTCAAGTTTTTCTTCAAGAATCTTCCATCTCCTGATATCAAACCATCGAATATTTTCAAAAGTAAATTCAATTTCTCTTTCATACCGAAGCGCCTCCTCAATATCTCCAGTAAAATCAGGCATGCCGGCTCGGTTTCTGATCATATTGATATAGGTTGCCGCTTCTTGGGTGTCTCCAAGCTCTAAGCTAGCTTCTGCATAGTTTAAAATTATCTCAGCGTATCTAAGCCATATCCATACGTTCTCATTGTATTGATCTTTGCCGATAACTTCATGATCCATCATTTTTTTCATTAAATAACCTGTGTATCCGGCATTCCATGAATGTACTGGTCCCTGGCGGGTATCTATGCCTACTAGGCTGCTTACCTCATTGCCTCCCTGTATAGTAATCCGGGTACGCCTGTCATATATGCCCAAGGGATCTCTTTCTTGCAGATCAGAAAATCTTGGTTGCCAATGCGCACTATCATATAATATGGAACCATAAAACCTCGGTTCACGATGATAATATGGGTTTTCATTTTGATACTTATCTGAAATATTCTGATAATAACCATTCTCATCTAGAGTAAAATGATCTGAAAAGCTAGAACCATCATCCATTTGATAGGTATCTACTAGGTCCTGAGTAGGGTTATTGCTCCCATAGTTAGATAATCCGTTGGGTCCCTGCCATAAGTTATTTCTATGTCGTTCCCCAACATCAGCTACAAACATTTTACCCCAAATAATCTCATTGTTAGAAAGATCCCTTTGTCGGAAAAAATCATAATAATTGTTAGCCACTGCCTCTTTATCTGGGGCACCAAAATCAGCAAGGGAATAGGTGTTCAGTTCCATAACCGCCTTTGCCGCATTTTTTGCTGCAGTCCAAAGTGCCGTTCTATCGGGGTTTTCGTACCCCACATATTTATTTTCAGCTGTACCATCAGCGGTAAGGTCGCTGGCTGCAAACAACAAGACTCGTGACTTAAGTGCCAATGCCGCCCCTTTGGTTGCCCTACCCATTTCCATTTCATTCTTTGACAAAAGAAGGTTGGCCGCATTGTCACAATCTTGCACTATGAAATCGATCGTTTCTTCAAAAGATCCCCTTGGTGTTCCTAAATAATCATCTCCTATTCCGAAAGGTGCTGTTAAGATAGGAAGGCCGCCAAAGGTACGAACCATCTGGGCATAGGCAAAAGCTCTTAGGAATAAGGCTTCTCCTTTCAATATTTCAGCTTTTATTTTTACTGCCTCTCGTTCAGTTTCTTGTGTGTTTTCAACTACCGTATCTATGTTTTCAAGGAAGGTATTGATGATTTGAATATTATCAAATAACTGCCAATTGAGAAATCTAAACCGGGTATGGTTGAATGGCCCCATATTGGAAGGAGTTATATTCCCCTGCACATAAACATCTGTACCGTATATATGGATGAAAAAGGTATGATCCGACACTCCGGCGAGGTTTAAATTTGAGTTAAACCCGCTGGATATATTACGGTAGGCAGTATTAAGATAGCTATTGGCAAGATTGATGTCTGACCAAACCAGCTCCTCAGCATATCTGTCTAAAGGGGCTTTATCCAAAATTTCTTCTACACAGGAAGACATCAAAAGTAGAAAAACTGATAAAATTTTAATATTTATATATTTTTTCATGACGATGTTTTTATATCTAATTAGAAAGAAACACTTGTACCAAAAGAAAAGACTTTCATGATTGGATAGTTATTTAGATTTCCCAGTTCAGGATCCATAATTTCAGTTCCCGAATGAATCAGGAATAAGTTTTGTCCTGTAACGAACAGTCTCGCTTTGGAAACTTTAATTGCCTCTAAGAGATGGGTAGGAATAGTGTAGGAAAGCTGCAGGTTCTTTAATCGAGCATAAGACGTATTGTGGTAAGAATAGTCTGTCCTAAAATTTAATCGCCAATATTCCTCTTCTCTTTCAAATGCCCTAGGCTTATCAGCATTAATATTATCGGGAGTCCACCTGCCTTCTGCGTCATATTGAAAATAATTACCTGAACTCCCTTGCAATGAAGTGTACATTAATCTCATCGATCTTCCGGCACCTTGCACCAGCCCTCTTAGTTCCCAATTTTCATATTTAAAATTAAAAGAAAGACCATAGGTGATTTGTGGATTGGTTGTCCTGTCATACAAGGTTCTGTCGTCATTATTAATGACGCCATTGCCATCATAGTCTTCAATGATAATATCACCAGGGCGTGCACCAGGCACATGGGGTAAGGAATTCACATGCTCTTCATCCCGGAAAATACCTATTGATCGGTAAAGTAAGGCAGATCCCTGAGGGTGACCTGTCTGAACCTGCCAAGGAACATTTCGCTCCGGTTCGTCAAATTCTATTACACTATTACGGGCAAAAGCAAGGTTCCCATTTATTCCATAAGAATACTTTGGCTTCTGGTCGTTGTATCCCAGAATAACTTCAAACCCCTTATTGTCTACAATGCCAAAATTTTCATCGGGTAAGGAGATGCCGGTATAGTTAGGGACTGAAGCGCTTCTTTGAACAAGAATATTGTTTCTTCTTTCATAAAAGAATTCTGTATCTAAACTTAACCTTCCGTCTAAAAAATTTGATTCAAATCCCGCATTATAAACATTGGCTACTTCCCAAGTGATAAAAGGATTTGGTGTTCCGGTTAGGTTTAGACCTGTGTTATAATTCCTGCTAGACCCGAATACGGTGCCTTGGTCAAACTCATAACTTGTGAGGTATTGAAATGGATTAACTAGGTCGTTCCCCATCTTGCCCCAAGATGCTTTCACTTTGAAAAAATCAATAAAGCCGATATTATCTTTCCAAAAGTCTTCGTTGGAAGCATTCCAACCGGCAAGCACCCCCGGGAAGTTTCCCCAACGGCCGCTTTCTTCTGAAAACCTAAGGGAGCCATCTCTCCGGAAACTAAACTGAAATAAATAAGTTTCCTTAAAATTATAACTAAACCTTCCAAAGTAATTTACCCGAGCATCTATATCAATCCATCCTCCGTTATCTTTTTCAGCATTTCCTCCGGCGAACAAGTAGGGCAACTCATCTGAAACAAAATATCGTCTGAATGCTTCAATACCCTGACCGGTATATTCAGAATTTTCATAAGAAATAAAAGTGCTAATATTATGAACGTCATTCAAGGTTTTGTCATAGTTCAACTTGAAGTTAAAAGTATTGGTAATGGTATTATCAAAGAAATCTCTAAGTCTCGGTTCGGGTGCCTGACCACTGGGGATTCCAGTAAGAAATGCTGACCCATCCTCACTACCCGTATTCCCTGCTGCCAAATACCCGCCTACGTCCAAGTGATATAGAGGAAAAGGTCTCTCGAACAGTTTCCTTTGCTTGAAGTAAACATCATATGCATAATAACTGGAAAGTGTCAAACCTTCCACTCCTGGGATTTTTAAATTAGCAGAAAGAGTATTGTTGCTTCGGTACCGTCTGTCATCATCGTACCCTGGTTCAAAGGATGAGATCACAAGGGGTTGGTCTCCTCGTTCCACATCAGGACCCGGTAAGCCATTGGGCCAAATTGCTGTTTCTGTAGGATAACCCCTGATCAAATGCGCAAATACTGTTCCTGCTCCCCGAGTAGGAAACATCCTTTTTTCTTGGGAAGCAATGATATTAATACCTACATCTAAATATTCATTAACTTTTACGTCTACATTTGCCGTTAGATTATACCGGTTAAACGAACTAGCAGAGTTGGAGTAAATCCCGCCATCATATTGCGTGCCTAAAGCTCCATAATAATTAACAGATTCACCTCCTCCACTAACTGAGAAATTATGGCTGCGGTTTCTGCTGTAATCAGCCAGTCCTGCAGCAAACCAGTCGGTATTGGGATGGGTCCAAGGTAAATTTCCTTCTTTGTATTTTTCAATATCTTCTAAGGAAAAAGACATGTTGGCTTCGTCCACTCCCCTGTATGATTGCATTTCTCGGATCATCTGTGCATAGGTAGGGGCATCGGCCATTTCAGGAACCATGGTTGGTGAAAGAAAGCCTTCGTAAAACTCATAACTGAAAGTGGCAGGAGTATTCTTTAACCCGCCTTTGGTAGTAACAAGGATAACTCCATTGGCGGCCCTAGACCCATAAATAGCAGCTGATGCGTCTTTAAGTACGGTTATGCTTTCAATATTGTTAGCTGGAACCGAATTCAAGTCCCTTCCCGGTATCCCGTCAATCACGATTAAAGGATTGTTATTGCCCAAAGTGGAACTTCCTCTAACCAAAATAGATGCTTGGTCATTGCCCGGTTCACCGCTGCTTTGCTGTACAATAGCTCCCGGTAGACGCCCGGCAAGGGCATTAGAAATTGTGGAGACTGGAGCGGCACTTAACTCTTCATTACCTATTGTTGTTACAGATCCGATTACATTGACTTTTTTCTGAGTTCCATATCCTACTACTACTACCTCATCGAGGCCTTGGATATCTTCATTCAAAATAATGTCAATCACAGCCCTGCCATTCAAGGGCACCTCCTGTGTAAGGTATCCAATGGAGGAGAAAACCAGAATATCATCTTCGGAAGGCACATTAAGTGAATAGGTGCCATCTAGGTCAGTAACTGTGCCTATGACTGTGCCTTTTACTAATATACTGACACCCGGAATTTGCTCTCCGCTGGATGAGGTGACTGTACCGGAGACATTTATGGGTTCTCCATTTGCAAACGAACTGGCAACCATCAATAGTAGTCCTAAAATAGCTATAAAGGAAAAATTGATGATCCTAAAAAGGGATCGGAAAAATGCTTTTTTCATACTTTGGGTTTTTTGGGTTTATCATTTATTAAATCTTGTTTGTGATAGAAAGGGTCTAGAAAATTCTTAACCCCACCGATTGGAGAGGAGCCTCTCCAAATACCATCTTCCTGTCTGTCTAAATTGATAGGTAAGCAGAAGGCAACAGGTGCCCCTTGGTTATTTGGCAAACCAATTGTTCCCAATATAATTTTAATTTTGAAAAAATAACATATTTTAATGGAATACTTTTATT of the Cyclobacterium marinum DSM 745 genome contains:
- a CDS encoding SusC/RagA family TonB-linked outer membrane protein, whose amino-acid sequence is MKKAFFRSLFRIINFSFIAILGLLLMVASSFANGEPINVSGTVTSSSGEQIPGVSILVKGTVIGTVTDLDGTYSLNVPSEDDILVFSSIGYLTQEVPLNGRAVIDIILNEDIQGLDEVVVVGYGTQKKVNVIGSVTTIGNEELSAAPVSTISNALAGRLPGAIVQQSSGEPGNDQASILVRGSSTLGNNNPLIVIDGIPGRDLNSVPANNIESITVLKDASAAIYGSRAANGVILVTTKGGLKNTPATFSYEFYEGFLSPTMVPEMADAPTYAQMIREMQSYRGVDEANMSFSLEDIEKYKEGNLPWTHPNTDWFAAGLADYSRNRSHNFSVSGGGESVNYYGALGTQYDGGIYSNSASSFNRYNLTANVDVKVNEYLDVGINIIASQEKRMFPTRGAGTVFAHLIRGYPTETAIWPNGLPGPDVERGDQPLVISSFEPGYDDDRRYRSNNTLSANLKIPGVEGLTLSSYYAYDVYFKQRKLFERPFPLYHLDVGGYLAAGNTGSEDGSAFLTGIPSGQAPEPRLRDFFDNTITNTFNFKLNYDKTLNDVHNISTFISYENSEYTGQGIEAFRRYFVSDELPYLFAGGNAEKDNGGWIDIDARVNYFGRFSYNFKETYLFQFSFRRDGSLRFSEESGRWGNFPGVLAGWNASNEDFWKDNIGFIDFFKVKASWGKMGNDLVNPFQYLTSYEFDQGTVFGSSRNYNTGLNLTGTPNPFITWEVANVYNAGFESNFLDGRLSLDTEFFYERRNNILVQRSASVPNYTGISLPDENFGIVDNKGFEVILGYNDQKPKYSYGINGNLAFARNSVIEFDEPERNVPWQVQTGHPQGSALLYRSIGIFRDEEHVNSLPHVPGARPGDIIIEDYDGNGVINNDDRTLYDRTTNPQITYGLSFNFKYENWELRGLVQGAGRSMRLMYTSLQGSSGNYFQYDAEGRWTPDNINADKPRAFEREEEYWRLNFRTDYSYHNTSYARLKNLQLSYTIPTHLLEAIKVSKARLFVTGQNLFLIHSGTEIMDPELGNLNNYPIMKVFSFGTSVSF